In the genome of Acaryochloris sp. CCMEE 5410, the window CATCATCCTAGATGAACTCAATCCCACAGTTGATTTGGAACTCCTGCCAGAAGAACCAATCATGCAGGCCTTTTTACGTAAACCTCGCGATACGGAAATCATTATCACAGGGCGTTGCCAGAATCCCCCTGCCTATTTCGAATTGGCGAGTACCCATTCTGAGATGGTCTGTCATAAACACTATGCAGAAAAAGGAGTTGATCTCAAACGCGGTGTAGACTTTTAACGAATCTGTTGCAGTTTGCTCATAGATGCCCAGACCCTACGTTTGACATTTATGATGGGGGCAGATTCTTATTCCTAGACTAAAGAATTGACCGTTGTCATCAGCAAAGAGATCCCTCCCTTTTGTCCATGAGTCTGCCGTTATCCGCAATGAACTTAGAGAAGCATAACCAACGGATGCAGTTGTTAGCGGATGTGACCTACAAGATCAGGCAATCCCTGGATCTCCATGAAATTCTGCAAACCACTGTCACTGAAGTGCGACAACTGCTGGATGCAGATCGGGTGGTTATGTTTCAAATCCATCCCGATGGGGCGGGAACCGTGGTGCAAGAAGCAGTATTACCGGGTTGGTCAAAATCGATTAATCAAAATATTGTAGATACCTGTTTTGGCACGAGCTTTGTTGAGTCTTATCGAAATGGTCGCGTTTCCGTTATTAACAATATAGAAGAAGCCCCCATTACCCCTTGCCATGCTGATCTATTGCGGCAATTTGAAGTTAAAGCTAATCTTGTTATCCCAATCATTAGCCAAGGGCAGCTTTGGGGACTGCTAATTGCCCATCAATGCTCAGCGCCTCGAAACTGGCAAGACTTTGAAGTAGACCTGCTGAAGCAGCTTGCGGATCAAGCGGGCATCGCACTAGCGCAAGCTAAATTGTTGGCCGATCTGAATCAAGCACATCAGCAACTCAGATTTCATGTGGAAAATTCTCCCCTCGCCGTGATTGAGTGGGATCATGCCTGTCGGATTCAGCGCTGGTCAGCCCAGGCAGAACGCATTTTTGGTTGGTCAGCAGCGGAGGTTACGGGTCGAGGTCCGGATCACTGGTTTATTCATACGGACGATCTCCATCTTTTTCGAGAGCATGTTTTAAACCTCACTGGGCATCCCTTCCCGAACTACTCCAATCCAGACATGGAGCGACTGACCCGAAATTATACAAAAACTGGCGAGCTAATCGATTGTGAGTGGTATAGCTCGGCCCTTTTTGATGGAGAGGGCAACTTGGTGTCTATCCTGTCCATGGCCCAAGATGTGAGTGCTCGCCAACAGGCAGAAGCGGCATTACAACAACTCAATCGAGAGTTGGAAATGCGAGTTGAGCAACGAACTGCAGCCTTGCAAGAAAGTGAGCAACGGTTCCGTTCCTTGTTTGAGGCAGCCCCAGATTTTATCTATGTGCTGGATACGCAAGGGGTGATTCAGCATGTCAACCCTGTGGTGATTGAGCGCTCAGGTTACCGTAAATCTGAACTAGAAGGTCACCCCTTTATCAATTTGTTTGCCCCCAAATCTCAGGTTCTTTGCCAACAACAGTTTTCAGATTTACTGGCCCTGGGGAGCCACCGCCAAGAACTGGAGTTCATGGGCAAAAACGGAACCATTCTGACGGTGGACTGCTCCTTTAAGGTGGTTAAAGATCCCCTGGGACAAATGTCTATTTTGGTGGTGCAGCGCGATATTAGCGATCGCAAAGCGTTAGAGCGTATTAAAGACGAATTTATCTCTGTCGTCAGTCATGAATTACGCACTCCTCTGACATCTATCCACGGATCAATCAAACTGCTAGCCACCGGACAATTGGGAGATTTATCAGATGATGGACAGCAAATGCTCGATATTGCAGACCAAAATACCGATCGCCTCGTTCGCTTAGTCAGTGATGTTTTAGATCTACAGCGAATCGAATCAGGGCAAGCCAAAATTTATAAGCAGCTTTGCGATGCAGCAGATCTCATGACCCATGCAACTGATGCAATGCGCAGTATGGCTTACCACCATAATGTCACCTTAAAAAGCACGCCCCTCTTAACCATGGTTTGGGCCAATCCAGATTACATGGTACAAACCTTAACGAATTTACTCAGCAATGCCATTAAATTTTCCCAACCTGGTGGAACAGTTGAGTTAGCGGCTGAACTTCGGATTGAAGAGCGGCGAGCAAAAGGCCGCTCCTCTCCCTCTGAAAGTCATGACACCCCCTTTCCCATCACGATTAAACACACTGAACTGTGGTTTCAAGTGATTGACCAGGGCCAAGGCATTCCGGCTGATAAACTGGAAAGCGTTTTTGAGCGCTTTCAACAAGTCGATGCTTCAGATGCTCGGGAAAAAGGTGGTACCGGGCTAGGCTTAGCCATCTGTCGCAAAATTGTAGAACAACATGGTGGCAAAATCTGGGCCGAAAGTGTTTTGGGCCAAGGCAGCTGTTTTTTTGTGGCCTTACCCATGTCTTGTTGGTTAGTGGAAAAAGCTGAGGTCAGTTAATCGTTGGTTTCCATCCCCCTACCTTGACCTAATCTATGGCAGAAAAACGCATCCTGATTATTGATGATGAGCAAGCGATTCAAGCTGTAGCTAGCCTCAGTTTAAAGATGGAAGCTGACTGGCAAGTCATCACCGCGAATTCAGGGGCTGAAGGAATCGCCATTGCTGGTCTGGAGCAACCTGACGCTATTTTGCTAGATGTGATGATGCCGATGCTGGACGGGATAGAAACCTTCAAACAGCTACAGCAAGGCCCTTTAACCCGTAGCATTCCGGTTATCTTACTCACGGCTAAAGCACAAGCTGCAGAACAACAGCAATTTCAAAGCTTAGGGGTTGCTGGGGTGATTACCAAGCCTTTTAATTCCCTAACCCTAGCGAGTCAAATTGCTCAGGTATTGGGGTGGGTTCTATAGCTTTTACAGATGCAGAACTAAACAGAGCTAACCAGAGGAATGGGACTGATACGCAAGTCTTTCCTGGGCTAAATCCCGAATTAAAGGGAGTCTTTCACTGATATAGGCGTTCAAATCGCGAATATCGACCCGTTTGAGGAATTCTTCTCGACGTAGCTGCCGAGACAACCAGATCACCAAAGCATCATTGTCTAGGGTCAATAAAATATTGGTTTGTGTCTCTTCAACTAATGACCAAAATTTACGGATTGCTTCAGGAGACATGAATCCGGCCTTTAAGATTCTCTTTATATTTATCAGGTTACATGAGAAATTTTGAGGCGAGAGGGATCTGTCGGAAGATGACATAAAAGTTACATAATACTCATGAAACCAATTGACTTTCATGTGCAAGCTTAGCGAAATATAAATGCTGATTGAGTTGATAAATCTCTGTAAGCTTTGTAGAGTCTGGGCTTATCCGAGATTTAGTCGAACCTTGATTATGAAATGATCACAGTCAAACTACACTCATTAAATTTCCTCACTTCAACCACCCAAGATAAAAATTGAGCCCAATCAATCCCCTCGCCTCATCTACGAACAGCTTGTAGCCATTGAAATGCCTCAAAGCCACTGAATTGATTCCCCTCCATACAAAATGGCGTCGATTTTTCTTGGAACAGGACCAAGTCAGGCAGAATTGCAGATTCATTCAACCTAAAGCACAGCTTTGATTGCATCTTGAGCTTCATTTCGTAATTTTTTGGAGATGCGGAACAATTCTCGTCCTGTAGTGAGGTAACTATCGTCGTAGCAGTAGGTAAACCGTTCCAGATCTTCGATACCGTCCTCAATATGGTTGAGACAGTAGTATAAATGGGCAGCAACACTGGCAATATTGCCGGGATTCGGGAAAGATTGGAAGATCGTTTGAGCCTTTTCTAGGCGAGTCCGGCAATCGGCTAAGTAATCCTGAAAATCTGCCATTAAATCATCGTCATAGGGATCGGCAGATAAACATTGGATTTCATCGGCTAGGGGGTTAAGAATATTAGCCAGGTGTCGATTGACAGGTGTGTACACCTGCTTTAGCCATTGTTGGAGATGAATCTCTGTTTTGCGAGCGGTTTGGGTTGGTTTTCGGTAGGCTTGACTGCGGGCAGCTCCAGCCTGTGCATTTCCCCATGAACCAGTGGTGGGAGCAGTACGGCGATGTTGGTCATAGGCCAACCGTCGATGGGGATCTTTTAAAATTTCGTAAGCTTCATTCACCTGAGCAATGCGCTCATGATTCGCCATCTGATGATGGCTATCAGGGTGAAATAACTTAGCCAGACGCCGATAGGCAGATTTGATCTCAGCTGGTGTTGCAGCTGGATCGACTTCTAGGGTTTGGTAGTGATTATGACCGGACATGAGGTCATTGTACTGAAGCTCAAAGAGGTTGAGAATGGCAACAGCAGGACTTTATGTTCCCTTAACGTCGCTGGGTCAAGATCATTTTGAAGTGAGAGGGCGGTGCTAGAGTTACACCTCTACGCACAGGTTTTAAGGGTTGAGGCTGCTCTAGCTGGAATTGATAACCAGTCAGGAGTGTCGAGAGGACCAATTTCATCTCGAATAGGGCGAAGGTCATCCCCAAACAACGGCGGTTGCTACCCCCAAATGGCAGATATTCGTAGGGGGAAAATTGACGTTCCAGGAAGCGCTCTGGCTGAAAGGCTTGAGGATTGGGATAGAGGTCAGGGTGTCGATGGGTGAGATAGATACAGGGGGCTACGGTGGTTCCGACGGGAAGGTTATATTCCATTAGGGATAGGGGCATTCTCGTTGTTCGAGGAGAGGTGATTGGGGCGATCGGATAAATTCTCAGGGTTTCAGAGCACACTGCATTCAGGTAGGGTAAACGTTGGATACCTTTGGCATCATTGAGGTCAGCAGTGGCTAACTCCGCGATCAGTTTTTCTTTGACATCCGGGAGGAAATGAATCCAATACAATGCCCAGGTCAACGCTGAAGCGGTGGTCTCGTGCCCTGCTAGCAGCAGGGTAACTAACTCATCTCGCAGCTCTATATCGGTCATGGGATTGCCCGCTTCATCTGTGGCCGCCAGCATGAGGGAGAGGATGTCTGATCCCATTTCGGATTGACTTCGATGTTCGTCCATCTGCTGATAGAGGAGGTGATCGAGTTGCGATCGCACCCGCAAAAACCGCCCCCAAGGACTCCAAGCTCCACAATCCTTCTGTAATCCTTGTAGAAACAGCAAACTCGCACCAGCCGGTGATCCGGTTAAGTCCAGAAAGTTAGGCAATAGTGCCTGCAAAGCTTGGTATCGTTCAGGGTTCGACACGCCAAACACCGTTTTGAGGATGACATTGAGAGAAATCGCCTGCATGGCCTCTCGCACATCAAAAGGGTGGTTGACTTGCCAAGATGAAGCAATATCTTCCGTAATCTGAGTGATAGATGAGCCATAGGCCCGCATCCGTTCTCCGTGAAATGGGGGCATCAAAAGCTGTCGCTGTCGTTGATGGGAGTCGCCATCTAAGAGGATGACGGATGCATTACCAAGCAAAGGCAACAATACAGAGTTATTACAACCCGCATCCATCTTTTTAGGATCTGCCGTCAGAATCTCTTCAATGCCTTCAGGATTGCTACAAAAAACAATTTGGCCCAATTGCCCCAACTGCAAGGTAAATAAATCCCCATACTGTTGCTGACAAGCTTCCATAAACCCAAGGGGCCGTCCAATCCATTGCAACATTTGCCACAATCCAGAAGAAGAGGGACCTTCGGGTAATTTGCGAGTGGAGGGTTGAGCGGCTATCGTTTGCATCAATCTTGTCCTAACCAGCTTAGGGAAACAGTGCTGTAGAGAGGTGCACTCATCGGCAGTGTAACGTACCTCTGTCTGGGACTGCACCAGAATCTGTGAGGCAGTCATCGATAGAACACAGACGTCTACCGCTACACTAGATCCCAAGAGGCAGATCAGCCCTGTAGGAATGGTTAACACCTGAAGCGTAACTAAAATAATGTCTTCAGCTTATTTCTAAGCAAGTAGCCTACTGTTAAGACGGTGAGACGTAAGGTGACTCGGTATACCTCTCCCAAAAATTATCTAACTCAGAGAAGGCTGTTCATTCTGGCTTCAGCAGGCGTTTGTTTAATCCTGCTCCTATGGCTAGTGCCCCAGTGGCAGGTTAACCAACTTCCCGCCTTAGATCAAAATCGTTTACGGCAGCTGTCTGTTACGGATCAACTACAACTGGAACAAGAGGAGACCTTTCAACGGGCACAAATGGAAGGAAAACAGCGGAATACCTTGCTTCTAGCGATGCTGGGATTGTTGGGCGGGATAGGAACGCATTTCTCTTGGCAAAATTACCACAGACAAAATCGAAGGCACAATATTCATGATTTCCGCAAAGCAGTGGAATTGTTGGCAGCCAAAGACAAGATAGAAGTGCGATTAGGCGGGATATATCTTCTGGAACAAATCGCCAGTGATTCTTCTGGACAACAAGCGATTGTGTTGGAAGTTCTAACGGCTTACATCCGGGAACATAGCACCAGAGCGGGGGATACCCGACAACTAGGGTCAAATGAAGTCAATACCTTGCGAGTGCCTACGGATATTCAAGCTGCCCTAACTGTAATTGCCCGATGTCATGGTCAATTCGAAACGAGTTTCTTGGATTTTCAAGATGCCTATTTGATCCAAGCCAACTTGATTCAAGGGAATTTTCAGGGCGCTAACTTCCAAGGAACATACTTGATTGGGACCAATCTCCGGGAAGCAAACCTACGGGAAGCTAATCTTCGTAATGCGGATCTCTTAAGTGCCAATTTGAGTGAGGCGGATTTGACCCAGGCCAATCTCAGCAGTGCCAATTTGTTAGGGACCAATCTGAATAGTGCCAACTTCCAAAATGCCGATTTGACGGGGGCCAATTTGCGGGGGGCATATCTAGGCAGTGCAAATCTACTGGGGGCCAATCTAAATAGTGCAGATTTAATTGGTGTTTATCTGAGTGATGCTAATCTGAGTCAAGCAAAATTGGTGGGTGCTAATCTTCGGACGGCGAAGCTTATCGGGGCGAAACTGACGGATACGGATTTAAGTGAAGCCAATTTTACAGGGGCAGATTTGAG includes:
- a CDS encoding response regulator, giving the protein MAEKRILIIDDEQAIQAVASLSLKMEADWQVITANSGAEGIAIAGLEQPDAILLDVMMPMLDGIETFKQLQQGPLTRSIPVILLTAKAQAAEQQQFQSLGVAGVITKPFNSLTLASQIAQVLGWVL
- a CDS encoding PAS domain S-box protein; translation: MNLEKHNQRMQLLADVTYKIRQSLDLHEILQTTVTEVRQLLDADRVVMFQIHPDGAGTVVQEAVLPGWSKSINQNIVDTCFGTSFVESYRNGRVSVINNIEEAPITPCHADLLRQFEVKANLVIPIISQGQLWGLLIAHQCSAPRNWQDFEVDLLKQLADQAGIALAQAKLLADLNQAHQQLRFHVENSPLAVIEWDHACRIQRWSAQAERIFGWSAAEVTGRGPDHWFIHTDDLHLFREHVLNLTGHPFPNYSNPDMERLTRNYTKTGELIDCEWYSSALFDGEGNLVSILSMAQDVSARQQAEAALQQLNRELEMRVEQRTAALQESEQRFRSLFEAAPDFIYVLDTQGVIQHVNPVVIERSGYRKSELEGHPFINLFAPKSQVLCQQQFSDLLALGSHRQELEFMGKNGTILTVDCSFKVVKDPLGQMSILVVQRDISDRKALERIKDEFISVVSHELRTPLTSIHGSIKLLATGQLGDLSDDGQQMLDIADQNTDRLVRLVSDVLDLQRIESGQAKIYKQLCDAADLMTHATDAMRSMAYHHNVTLKSTPLLTMVWANPDYMVQTLTNLLSNAIKFSQPGGTVELAAELRIEERRAKGRSSPSESHDTPFPITIKHTELWFQVIDQGQGIPADKLESVFERFQQVDASDAREKGGTGLGLAICRKIVEQHGGKIWAESVLGQGSCFFVALPMSCWLVEKAEVS
- a CDS encoding pentapeptide repeat-containing protein; the encoded protein is MTRYTSPKNYLTQRRLFILASAGVCLILLLWLVPQWQVNQLPALDQNRLRQLSVTDQLQLEQEETFQRAQMEGKQRNTLLLAMLGLLGGIGTHFSWQNYHRQNRRHNIHDFRKAVELLAAKDKIEVRLGGIYLLEQIASDSSGQQAIVLEVLTAYIREHSTRAGDTRQLGSNEVNTLRVPTDIQAALTVIARCHGQFETSFLDFQDAYLIQANLIQGNFQGANFQGTYLIGTNLREANLREANLRNADLLSANLSEADLTQANLSSANLLGTNLNSANFQNADLTGANLRGAYLGSANLLGANLNSADLIGVYLSDANLSQAKLVGANLRTAKLIGAKLTDTDLSEANFTGADLSDANLEGADFTDANLREVSFQRTQFREADLSGADLRGAIFLEVDQLEECKLCRTKLPDHLELDANRDCASITLADQSVTSQ
- a CDS encoding J domain-containing protein; its protein translation is MSGHNHYQTLEVDPAATPAEIKSAYRRLAKLFHPDSHHQMANHERIAQVNEAYEILKDPHRRLAYDQHRRTAPTTGSWGNAQAGAARSQAYRKPTQTARKTEIHLQQWLKQVYTPVNRHLANILNPLADEIQCLSADPYDDDLMADFQDYLADCRTRLEKAQTIFQSFPNPGNIASVAAHLYYCLNHIEDGIEDLERFTYCYDDSYLTTGRELFRISKKLRNEAQDAIKAVL
- a CDS encoding cytochrome P450, producing MQTIAAQPSTRKLPEGPSSSGLWQMLQWIGRPLGFMEACQQQYGDLFTLQLGQLGQIVFCSNPEGIEEILTADPKKMDAGCNNSVLLPLLGNASVILLDGDSHQRQRQLLMPPFHGERMRAYGSSITQITEDIASSWQVNHPFDVREAMQAISLNVILKTVFGVSNPERYQALQALLPNFLDLTGSPAGASLLFLQGLQKDCGAWSPWGRFLRVRSQLDHLLYQQMDEHRSQSEMGSDILSLMLAATDEAGNPMTDIELRDELVTLLLAGHETTASALTWALYWIHFLPDVKEKLIAELATADLNDAKGIQRLPYLNAVCSETLRIYPIAPITSPRTTRMPLSLMEYNLPVGTTVAPCIYLTHRHPDLYPNPQAFQPERFLERQFSPYEYLPFGGSNRRCLGMTFALFEMKLVLSTLLTGYQFQLEQPQPLKPVRRGVTLAPPSHFKMILTQRR